The following is a genomic window from Saprospiraceae bacterium.
TATCCGGACTTTGGTATGTTATTCGATTCATTAAACCTTGATTTAAATTGTGATAAAATTATTCTCACTTTAGGAAGGCCTGTAAAAAGAAAAGGTTTTAGCTGGTTTGCTAAAGAAGTCATTCCATTGCTTGATGAACATATTAAAATGGTCCACATAGGCAATGTCTCAGGATTGAGTTCTGCTTCAATGTTAACTTTGATACCTCGAAGTTGGGAAAGAAAATTTAATTTGTTTTTAGGTAAAACAGATGATAGCGTCTCACTTGTAGCTTCACACTTGAAAAATCCCCAAAGAGTAATCCTTGCTGGTCGATTATCTGATGAAGAAAGAGATATATTAATCCAAGCTTCTTCTGTTGTTGTTATGCCCAATATTGTAGTGTCTGGAGATATGGAGGGTTTTGGATTGGCTGCGCTGGAGGCCGCCGTAATGGGTAAAACTGTGCTGGTATCTGATCTGGAAGGTATGAAAGATGCCATTATAGATGGTAAAAATGGTTACAGGATTGAAACAGCCAATGCCCGGGTTTGGGCAGATGCTATTTGCGCGCATATAGAAAAAAATGAGCTTCATTCAAAAGATATCAGAGACTTCACGATACAAAACTACAGCTGGGAAAAAATGTGCCTTGGTTATGTGAAGGAGATGATTGAGTCATGAAATATACGGGTTAGGGAATGATACCTGATAGAATCTGAAATGGTATACTGTAAATTCCAAATTAGTGACTACTCATTTTTTAAATATTCTAACCATGAGTATTTAAACCATAAAATGCAATCGGGTAAATTCCAAAACATTAAGTTAACATTTTAGTGATGATACGATAATATCTTAAATACATTGAGTTAACATATACTGAACACCTTTGCGGATTATTTTAATAAACCAAAATCAATCAG
Proteins encoded in this region:
- a CDS encoding glycosyltransferase family 4 protein, whose translation is MTVLFITHKYPPAFGGMENQSFHLINGINKMLNTHQIIFEQKEPIWKFFFKLRWRVKKMLNNHPEITHIHLNDGLMTAFCYLLRVDFAGRKVFATFHGLDVVFPLGLYQKSIFPKMIKKLDKIICVSMATQEACVKRNVTKEKIAVVNNGVDIKKGMEKYPDFGMLFDSLNLDLNCDKIILTLGRPVKRKGFSWFAKEVIPLLDEHIKMVHIGNVSGLSSASMLTLIPRSWERKFNLFLGKTDDSVSLVASHLKNPQRVILAGRLSDEERDILIQASSVVVMPNIVVSGDMEGFGLAALEAAVMGKTVLVSDLEGMKDAIIDGKNGYRIETANARVWADAICAHIEKNELHSKDIRDFTIQNYSWEKMCLGYVKEMIES